AGGGCTAGCGTTGGAGCGAGAGGGATGGAGGTAGAGCACTGATTGGGCTAGGGGCCTGTCCAAGGTTACCGAACTCAGTCAAACTCCGAATGCCGTTTCCTTATCTCCAGCAGTCAGACTACGAGTGCTAAGATCCGTGGTCAAAAGGGAAACAGCCCAGACCATCAGCTAAGGTCCCCAAGTTCCGGTTAAGTGGGAAACGATGTGGCGGTGCACAGACAACCAGGATGTTGGCTTAGAAGCAGCCACCATTTAAAGAGTGCGTAATAGCTCACTGGTCGAGTGACGCTGCGCGGAAAATGTAACGGGGCTAAACCGGACACCGAAGCTATGGATGTGCCTGTCGGCACGTGGTAGGGGAGCGTTCTCAGCGAGTGGAAGTCAGACCGGAAGGTCTGGTGGATGGCTGAGAAGTGAGAATGCCGGTATAAGTAGCGAAAAGACAGGTGAGAATCCTGTCCACCGAAAGCCTAAGGGTTCCTGGGGAAGGCTCGTCCTCCCAGGGTTAGTCGGGACCTAAGCCGAGGCCGAAAGGCGTAGGCGATGGACAACTGGTGGAAATTCCAGTACCACCGTGTCACCGTTCCCATCTATGATTTACATCAATGAATGGGTCCCCACGAAAGTAATCGGAATACGCTTCGAAGCGTTCCGTCACTTTCGTGGGAGAATTAGCGAGGGAGTGACGCAGGAGGATAGGGTGAGCGGCCTGTTGGATGGCCGTGCAAGCAGCAAGGCTGGGAGATTGGCAAATCCGTCTTCCATACGGCCAAGCTGTGATGCCGAGCGAAATTGTAGTAGCGAAGTCCCTGATTTCACACTGCCAAGAAAAGCTTCTAGCGAGGGGACCGGTGCCCGTACCGCAAACCGACACAGGTAGGCGAGGAGAGAATCCTCAGGTGCGCGGGAAAACTCTCGTTAAGGAACTCGGCAAAATGGCCCCGTAACTTCGGGAGAAGGGGCGCTCTGGTAGGGTGTTCTTTACGAATGCCTGAGAGAGCCGCAGTGAAAAGGCCCAAGCGACTGTTTAGCAAAAACACAGGTCTCTGCTAAGCCGAAAGGCGATGTATAGGGGCTGACGCCTGCCCGGTGCTGGAAGGTTAAGAGGAGGGGTTATCCCTTGCGGGAGAAGCTCTGAATTGAAGCCCCAGTAAACGGCGGCCGTAACTATAACGGTCCTAAGGTAGCGAAATTCCTTGTCAGGTAAGTTCTGACCCGCACGAATGGCGTAACGACTTGGGCGCTGTCTCAACGAGAGACCCGGTGAAATTGTAGTACCTGTGAAGATGCAGGTTACCCGCGGCTAGACGGAAAGACCCCGTGGAGCTTGACTGTAGCTTGATATGGAAGTTGGGTACTTCATGTACAGGATAGGTGGGAGACTGCGAAGCCAGGGCGCCAGCCTTGGTGGAGTCAATCTTGGGATACCACCCTTGAAGTATCCGGCTTCTAACTCGACGCCCTGAAGCGGGTGTGAGGACAGTGTCAGGTGGGCAGTTTGACTGGGGCGGTCGCCTCCCAAAGGGTAACGGAGGCGCCCAAGGGTTCCCTCAGCGCGGTTGGAAATCGCGCGGCGAGTGCAAAGGCAAAAGGGAGCTTGACTGCGAGACTTACAAGTCGAGCAGGGACGAAAGTCGGGCTTAGTGATCCGGCGGTGCCGAGTGGAAGGGCCGTCGCTCAACGGATAAAAGCTACCCCGGGGATAACAGGCTTATCTCCCCCAAGAGTCCACATCGACGGGGAGGTTTGGCACCTCGATGTCGGCTCATCGCATCCTGGGGCTGAAGTCGGTCCCAAGGGTTGGGCTGTTCGCCCATTAAAGCGGTACGCGAGCTGGGTTCAGAACGTCGTGAGACAGTTCGGTCCCTATCTGCCGCGGGCGCAGGAAATTTGAGAAGTGCTGTCCTTAGTACGAGAGGACCGGGATGGACCGACCGCTGGTGTCTCAGTTGTGGTGCCAACTGCATCGCTGAGTAGCCAAGTCGGGACGGGATAAGCGCTGAAAGCATCTAAGCGCGAAGCCCGCTTCAAGATGAGATTTCCCACTAGGAAGCTAGGTAAGACCCCATGAAGAAGACATGGTTGATAGGTCTGGAGTGTACGTGTGGCGACACATTGAGCTGACAGATACTAATCGGTCGAGGACTTAACCTAAACAAAAAGGTTTACGTGCGCAAAGGGTACGGTAGAATTCGCATCTGGTTTTGAAAGAACATCTTTCTTTATGATTCGCTAGAAGCGAGAAGTGCAAGGAATGACCAGAGCGAGTGAAGGAGCGTACGGTATTGGTACGTGACTGAAGCGAGTGATGGGAAATGACACAGCAATTCGAAGCTTATAGTAGAATCAGATGTCTGGTGATGATGGCAGAGGGGATACACACGTACCCATCCCGAACACGACCGTTAAGCCCTCTAGCGCCGATGGTACTTGGAGCGCAGGTTCCTGGGAGAGTAGGACGTTGCCAGGCAAATTGATTTAATGTAGCAATGATCTGCTCAATTGACAAATGAGTTATTTCGTTCAAAACACCTGAATGATCCATGGAATGTGGCTATTCGGGTGTTTTGTTTTTCGCATTTTTAAAAAACTAACCCTATATTCGAACTTGCATTCGGAATAAAGTTTTATGTATCCAAGGTGATTTTTTCTGCAATCTCTAAAGCACTTTTTTCAACAGGAATCCGAACAAATTTTAGAAACATATAATTTATGATCGGCCAGACTGCCAATGTGTAATATGCGCCGAAAATAAGCGGCAGTAAAAAGAATTCTATTGAAACAATCAAATAATTCGGATGGGACAACCAGCGATAAGGACCGTTTTTTATAAGCTCTCTTCCCGGTACGATAAATATTCGAGTATTCCAATAGTGACCTAAAGATACAATGCACCAGTAACGGAGAATTTGAACGGTGACAAAAGCAAAAAAAGGAAGTGTATACCAATCCGGAGGACTTGCTGTCCCTGTCATAACCTCAATACAAAGACTGCACAAAAACCCCGTGTGGATCAGTACGATGTATTTGAAATGGTCCTTGCCTATTTCATAACCGCCTTGAGAAATGATCCAATTGCTGTTTCTCTTTGCAATCCATAATTCTAAAAGACGTTGAAAAATTAAAAGCGAAAAAACGATTGTAAAAAAATAATCACTGGACATATATATCAAACTACCTCCGCCAGCAGCATTTCGGAACTAAAACCAGGCCCGAGCGCTGAAATGAGGGCGATGTCTCCTTTATTCGCCGCTTCATTATACAAGAAAGAGTCTAATACAAAAAGCACCGTTGAAGATGACATATTTCCATTTTCGCGTAGTGTACGTTCCGATATGCTGAGCTTTTCAGATGGTATCGACAAAGATTCTGCATACGCTTCCAATACTTTTTTTCCGCCCGGATGAATAATGAAATGGTCAATCGTTTGTAAATGATACGATTGTAATAGTTCGAAAACAGCTCCCGGAAGTTCTCGTTTGACAATCGTGGGAATATCTCGCGAGAAAATCACATGAAATCCGTGATCGGAAAAATCCCAACCCATGACATCATAGCTATCTTTTAATAAAGTGCTCATGGTGCCTTTGAGCTTTAACTTTCCCCGAAAGCCGGTTTGCTCGCCTGCTACCAGTACGGCTGCTGCACCATCTGCAAATAGTGAAGTCGCTACCAGATTGCTCTTTGTCATATCATTTCTTTGAAATGTCAAACCGCAAAGTTCAACAGCAACTACAACCGCCAATTCATCCGGATGTGCCTGAACATAATCGATTGCCCTCGAAAGTCCTGCGGCACCTCCTGCGCACCCCAATCCCCAAATCGGTGTTCGTTTCATATGGGGATGTGCATGCAGTTCGTTTAGTATTCGAGCATCGATGCTAGGTGTAGCAAGTCCGGTTGTAGAGACAAAGAAAAGATGATGGATGTCTTCCAGACGTAATTGAACATGATTGAGGCAATTTTGTAAAGCTTCGATTCCTAAACGAACAGCGTTTTGAATGTAAAGTTGATTTTTTTTTCGAAAATCAATTGAGGTAGAAAAATGTTCGAGCGGAATACAAAAACGTCGAGTGTCAATATGCGTATTTTCAAAAACGTGAAGCAACCTTTCAATATCCGGGAAAACTTCAGAAAACATATTCTTGACAACGGGACGAATATCTTTTTGATGATATTCAAATGGTGCTTTTGCGATTCCGGTTGAAACAATATATGCCACATCAAAACATCCTTTCGCCTCAAACAATCAATATATAATATTTGTTAATATGCACACTAAAAAACAAATTATACATTTATTGGTTACTGTTGTTTGCGCGAAGATGACAGCCAACGACAACTGCAAGTAAAACAATGAAGGGTTTGGAAACCGTCAAAAATGTCAAAAGAGGATGAATAGCGCCGTAGTAGACGCTATTCTGCAAATTCCTTAGGATTGGGGATTCATTTTTTTCCATTTGTAAACAGCAGCGGCTACCCCAATGATGAGGGCGTAGATTACATAGATCAAAATGGATAACCACTTGTTCGATTGCAGCTGGCTCCCGGCAAAATTGTACACGAGGTTGACCGGCAGCTTGCCGAGTAAAGATGCGAAAAAGAAAGTGATCCAGGAAATTTTACTGAGCCCTGACAAAATGTTGACAACAGGTGTTGGAATGATAGGAATCAGTCGAGCTACAAAAACGCTTAAAAAGCCGTATCGTTCAAAATAGGCTTCATATTCTTTTGCTTTGGGGTAGTGTTCGATTGTCGCAAGAGCCCATGAAGAAAAGCCGAAGCGAGCAAGCCAGAACATGATAAGCGTTCCGATCATCGCACCCGATACGGAAATCGCGGTTCCTTCCCATGTGCCAAAAGTAGCTCCGATGATTCCAGCTACCACTACGAATGGAACTACCGGAAAAAATACAAGGATGGAAACAAAAAGCATGCTCATAAAAATGGAGAAACTTCCACCAGCCTTTATGACATCTAAAAACCATGCCTTATGTGCAAAACCCAAATAGACAATACCAATACATATGAGAATTGTTACAAATTTTTTTACCATCGCGTTTCCTCCTCTAGGTTACATTCTACACGAATTCCGGTTGAAAAAAAGCCTCAGTCAGATTTCTTAACAACTTGGAAGAACATTTCTGAAAAGAATATAACTGGTTGTTTCTTTCCTAGATTTGCGCATGGCTTCCATATTTTTTAGAATGCTATCTTACTTTTCCTATGTTACGATTTTATTGTAAAAATAAAGCCGAAGCCCAAATCAGGCGCGGGGGAACCATTTTTGGGGTGAAACCACTCAATTGGTCGGGGCTACCTTTTAACCGAATCCGTCAGCTAACCTCGTAGGCTCGAAAAAGGAGAAAATAGAATGAAGTTAAAAAAGAAAATTTTACTAGGTATTCCTCTGTTTTTGCTTGGGTCTGCAGCGCCAGTTTTTGCAAATACAGCCCAATACGTGGAGACAAACCATGGATGGGTCAGTTATCATAGCGGGCCAAGTCTGTCGAGCTCTGTGGTCGGACGTTTGAACCTCGGGGATAAAGCGCCGCTAGTCAAGAAAGCAAACAATTGGTGGTATGAGATCAATGTAAATGGGAAAAATGTTTACATAACGACAAATTTCAAATATGTACATACTGTAACAGCGAATCAAACTGCTTCCAATCAAGCTGCTTCTAACCAAATTTCTTCCAAACAAGTGCAGCAAAACACAAAACAAGTATTGCAGACAACACAATCGAAACAAGATTCACATTCGATACAACCTGCGCAATCGACGGGACAAGCCACATCCACAACCGGAAAAACACAGCAAAGTTTAACTGCTGAGCAGCAAAAACTGATGAACGTTGCGAAAACTCAAATCGGTGTTCCGTATCTTTGGGGTCATCAGATTCCAGGTGTCGGTTTTGATTGTTCGAATTTTACCAGTTGGGTTTATAAAACGGCGCTCGGAATCGATTTCTCCAGTTCGAGCCGCCAACAGCGCTACAATAGCTCAATCGGCAGACCTGTAGCAATCAATCCAAACAACAAGCTGGCGAATCTGCAAGTCGGGGATCTGTTATTCTTTAGGGATTCAGCAGACCCTGGCGACGGAAGCGTAGGTTTATCTACCAGCGGCGGCGGCGGACATGTAGGCATATATGCAGGAAACGGCATGATCATCCAAGAGGGCGGCGGCCGCGGCAAGGTAACGTATGAACCAATGGCGGGCACCTGGTTCCTTAGAGATCTGGTGTATGCAAAACGTATCTTGGGAAACTAGACCATTCGAAAACCCACATCACAAAAGCAGATGTGGGTTTTTTCAGTCAAGATGTGGGGAGCCAGCTAAAAAGTTTCGAGCTTCAAGCAGGAAGCGGCCTTGGTTGCTTGCTGTCTTGCCATTTCGGTTGTTTCTGCTCCACTGAGTGTTACTGCCATTCGTCGTCCAATCGTGGCATCCGGTTTTCCAAATATGCGGACTTGCGTATTGGGAATGGAGAGTGCTGTCTCGATTCCGCTTATTTGGTAAGTTGGGCTTGCAGCAGCAGCCTTTACACTATGGCTGGCACCTGGTGTCAACAATTTGATTTCAGGAATGGGAAACCCGAGAATGGCCCGAACATGCAAAGCGAATTCAGAAAGGTTTTGGCTAATGAGTGTAACCAATCCTGTATCATGCGGACGGGGGGATACTTCGCTGAAGTATACTTTGTCTTGTGCGACGAAAAGCTCAACGCCGAAAACACCGTATCCTCCTAATGCATCTGTTACCTTGCGGCAAATATCGTGTGCTTCATGCAATTGATCTTCGTTTATGAAGTGAGGCTGCCACGATTCAATATAATCCCCATCTTTCTGCAGATGGCCGATTGGCGGGCAGAATAAGGTGCCCGAGACAGAGCGAACCGTTAATACGGT
Above is a window of Fodinisporobacter ferrooxydans DNA encoding:
- a CDS encoding TVP38/TMEM64 family protein → MVKKFVTILICIGIVYLGFAHKAWFLDVIKAGGSFSIFMSMLFVSILVFFPVVPFVVVAGIIGATFGTWEGTAISVSGAMIGTLIMFWLARFGFSSWALATIEHYPKAKEYEAYFERYGFLSVFVARLIPIIPTPVVNILSGLSKISWITFFFASLLGKLPVNLVYNFAGSQLQSNKWLSILIYVIYALIIGVAAAVYKWKKMNPQS
- a CDS encoding type III polyketide synthase is translated as MAYIVSTGIAKAPFEYHQKDIRPVVKNMFSEVFPDIERLLHVFENTHIDTRRFCIPLEHFSTSIDFRKKNQLYIQNAVRLGIEALQNCLNHVQLRLEDIHHLFFVSTTGLATPSIDARILNELHAHPHMKRTPIWGLGCAGGAAGLSRAIDYVQAHPDELAVVVAVELCGLTFQRNDMTKSNLVATSLFADGAAAVLVAGEQTGFRGKLKLKGTMSTLLKDSYDVMGWDFSDHGFHVIFSRDIPTIVKRELPGAVFELLQSYHLQTIDHFIIHPGGKKVLEAYAESLSIPSEKLSISERTLRENGNMSSSTVLFVLDSFLYNEAANKGDIALISALGPGFSSEMLLAEVV
- a CDS encoding C40 family peptidase, yielding MKLKKKILLGIPLFLLGSAAPVFANTAQYVETNHGWVSYHSGPSLSSSVVGRLNLGDKAPLVKKANNWWYEINVNGKNVYITTNFKYVHTVTANQTASNQAASNQISSKQVQQNTKQVLQTTQSKQDSHSIQPAQSTGQATSTTGKTQQSLTAEQQKLMNVAKTQIGVPYLWGHQIPGVGFDCSNFTSWVYKTALGIDFSSSSRQQRYNSSIGRPVAINPNNKLANLQVGDLLFFRDSADPGDGSVGLSTSGGGGHVGIYAGNGMIIQEGGGRGKVTYEPMAGTWFLRDLVYAKRILGN
- a CDS encoding isoprenylcysteine carboxyl methyltransferase family protein, whose translation is MSSDYFFTIVFSLLIFQRLLELWIAKRNSNWIISQGGYEIGKDHFKYIVLIHTGFLCSLCIEVMTGTASPPDWYTLPFFAFVTVQILRYWCIVSLGHYWNTRIFIVPGRELIKNGPYRWLSHPNYLIVSIEFFLLPLIFGAYYTLAVWPIINYMFLKFVRIPVEKSALEIAEKITLDT